Genomic window (Methyloprofundus sp.):
CATGGCATTTCTTAATGATGAACAACTAAAAAAAATGCACTTCAAAACTTTAGGGCATAATGTACGCATTAGTGATAAAGCATCTATCCATAATGCTAGCCAAATTGAACTTGGAGATAACTCACGAATTGATGATTTTTGTGTCATTTCTGGTAAAGTATCACTAGGAAGAAATGTACATATTGCCGTTTTCTGCAATGTAGCAGGCGGTGATAAGGGCATCGTATTTGAAGATTTTTCAGGGCTTGCATACGGATGCCATGTTTTCACTCAAAGCGATGACTACACAGGAAGAACACTGACAAACCCTACAGTGCCAGAAAAATATAAGCGAGAAGCAAAAAAAGCTATTGTCATAGGCAGACACTCCATTGTTGGAACAAACTCGCTAATTTTCCCTGGCGTTGTTTTAGCTGAAGGCACTGCAGTTGGAGCTCTATCAATGATTACAAAAT
Coding sequences:
- a CDS encoding dTDP-4-amino-4,6-dideoxygalactose transaminase; this encodes MAFLNDEQLKKMHFKTLGHNVRISDKASIHNASQIELGDNSRIDDFCVISGKVSLGRNVHIAVFCNVAGGDKGIVFEDFSGLAYGCHVFTQSDDYTGRTLTNPTVPEKYKREAKKAIVIGRHSIVGTNSLIFPGVVLAEGTAVGALSMITKSTEEWSVYVGNPAKRVKARKRDLLQLEKEYLASEEK